A single window of Onychomys torridus chromosome 8, mOncTor1.1, whole genome shotgun sequence DNA harbors:
- the LOC118590169 gene encoding cytochrome b5 domain-containing protein 1: MPRRGLVAGPDFDYFHRRYFTPSEVAEHNQPEDLWVSYLGYVYNLTPLVQAFKGDLLLKPILEVAGQDISHWFDPKTRDIRKHIDPMTGCLRYRTPRGRFVHVPPPLPRSDWANDFGKPWWKGSTYQVGRLSAKTRNIRIINTLTSQEHTLQVGALESMWEILHRYLPYNAHAASYTWKYDGKNLNMDLTLEENGIRDEEEEFDFLNMDATLHTPSVLLYFNDDLTEL; encoded by the exons ATGCCGCGCCGGGGCCTAGTGGCGGGGCCAGACTTCGACTATTTTCACCGTCGGTATTTCACGCCGTCAGAAGTAGCGGAACACAACCAGCCCGAAGACCTTTGGGTATCTTACCTGGGCTATGTGTACAATCTGACGCCCCTTGTGCAAGCGTTTAAAG GGGACCTACTGCTGAAACCCATCCTAGAAGTTGCAGGCCAGGACATTAGCCACTGGTTTGATCCAAAGACCAGAGAT ATTCGCAAGCACATAGATCCCATGACTGGTTGCCTGAGATACCGCACCCCGCGGGGCCGCTTCGTGCACgtcccacctcctctgcctcgTTCAGACTGGGCCAATGATTTCGGGAAGCCCTGGTGGAAGGGGTCGACTTACCAGGTGGGGCGGCTGTCTGCCAAGACCCGGAATATCCGTATTATTAACACTCTTACGTCGCAGGAGCACACACTGCAG GTGGGAGCTCTGGAATCAATGTGGGAAATCCTACACCGCTATCTCCCCTATAATGCACATGCTGCCAGCTACACATGGAAATATGATGGGAAGAATCTGAACATGGATCTTACCCTGGAAGAAAATGGGATCcgggatgaggaggaagagttcGACTTTCTTAATATGGATGCTACCCTCCACACACCCTCAGTGCTCCTCTACTTCAATGATGACCTCACAGAGCTATAG
- the Naa38 gene encoding N-alpha-acetyltransferase 38, NatC auxiliary subunit codes for MAGAGPTMLLREENGCCSRRQSSSSAGDSDGEQEDSPAARARQQLEALLNKTMRIRMTDGRTLVGCFLCTDRDCNVILGSAQEFLKPSDSFSAGEPRVLGLAMVPGHHIVSIEVQRESLAGPPYL; via the exons ATGGCCGGAGCTGGGCCAACCATGCTGCTACGAGAGGAGAACGGCTGTTGCAGTCGGCGTCAGAGCAGCTCCAGCGCCGGG GACTCGGACGGGGAGCAGGAGGACTCGCCGGCTGCGCGTGCCCGGCAGCAGCTAGAAGCCTTGCTCAACAAGACCATGCGCATTCGCATGACAGATGGAAGGACACTGGTCGGCTGCTTCCTGTGCACCGACCGCGACTGTAATGTCATCCTGGGCTCTGCGCAGGAGTTCCTCAAGCCGTCTG ATTCGTTTTCTGCGGGGGAACCCCGTGTGCTGGGTCTGGCCATGGTACCGGGACATCACATCGTTTCTATTGAAGTCCAAAGGGAGAGCCTGGCGGGGCCCCCGTATCTCTGA
- the Tmem88 gene encoding transmembrane protein 88, translating into MAEVPGAPRSVLAGGPEPRDPLDCWACAVLVTAQNLLVAVFNLLLLALVLGTILLPAVTMLGFGFLCHSQFLRSQAPPCTAHLRDPGFTALLVTGFLLLVPLLVLALATYRRLCLRLRLADCLVPYSRALYRRRRIPQPKQIPASPGSRAVPTPGKVWV; encoded by the exons ATGGCGGAGGTCCCCGGAGCCCCACGCTCGGTTCTCGCTGGCGGCCCAGAACCCCGGGATCCCCTGGACTGCTGGGCCTGTGCAGTGCTCGTGACGGCTCAGAATCTGCTGGTGGCCGTCTTCAATCTTCTCCTGCTGGCACTGGTCCTGGGGACTATCTTGCTACCCGCTGTCACCATGTTAGGCTTCGGCTTTCTCTGCCACTCCCAG TTCCTGCGCTCCCAGGCACCCCCTTGCACCGCCCATCTGCGGGACCCAGGCTTCACCGCCCTGCTGGTCACTGGATTCCTGCTGCTGGTGCCGCTGCTGGTGCTTGCCTTGGCCACCTACCGCCGTCTCTGCCTGCGCCTACGCCTGGCCGACTGCCTAGTACCCTACAGCCGAGCCCTCTACAGGCGCCGGCGCATCCCACAGCCGAAGCAAATCCCGGCCTCACCAGGGTCCCGGGCTGTTCCCACACCAGGAAAGGTCTGGGTTTGA